From Rana temporaria chromosome 7, aRanTem1.1, whole genome shotgun sequence, the proteins below share one genomic window:
- the LOC120945575 gene encoding fibronectin type III domain-containing protein 7-like, producing the protein MAMGMSHNLSHFLLLIYTLLTIASADTGFSISTYDVTSRSIYVRWSKVTGAMSYKITTSPYLSLGQSSFAVFNPATVIGTINTLLPNTNYTVIVEAMDKDGSTMAHAQTLQLTAPEVPVIDQAYSKLSNSITVEWAEVAGATSYQVIAQAGTRFFESIVTSSPGTVTGLQAATTYKITVRSINSAGKSQPSPPKWAQTVLAAASVTVESYSSDSVSVGWQPVPSAVLYSVSVMRSDGSGTRWNQNTTSISLNFTSLDPGTIYTIKLHAWDANGVPGDDITYSQITRPAAPSDVQITFNSGALEATFSVAEADGSSNYTVLLYSGDTSLNCTMSVSPCAITSLQCGTEYAVSLVATNEAGSTLSPKTWSLLSVPCAPDGITVVEDNPGNLTVSWSHGNLADYYVVFVKSDDGFEVHCNTSQSPCYFPSECGFIYFMSVFAYNKAGQSPLGELLNYTTAPCCPSDISPAFVSGDTLEIVWSAVRGAEMYETKAVDGTTVILCNDTATVCALSGLQCNRQYNVTVFSYSENRGSNTSCASKYMKTAPCSPEIKNITMVDVSSFMVTWESNNNGAEYTVIARGENGLWNCSSSGTSCTLGKLPCGSMHMVHVLASTSEGTSLPSYSVPLETAPCCPANISVVQVTQSVTNVSWSIAAGAQTYTTMLESPKGQAKCHTLEDHCLLGCITCGTSYSVSLEAVSETGLMSQCTYHGYSSSACCPSGVKLYRLSNSGIRVTWRVSPGPENYTVNIYGSKGNFTCNPLAGVSYCDVTEILCGDVYTVVVSPVSGGDTQISFCPKKIYSVTCSGSSLGMVIYRGKRSVT; encoded by the exons ATAGCTTCAGCTGACACAG GTTTCTCAATATCGACGTATGATGTTACATCCAGAAGCATCTATGTCCGGTGGTCTAAAGTTACAGGTGCCATGTCATATAAAATCACAACATCCCCATATTTATCACTAGGCCAGTCTTCGTTTGCAGTATTTAATCCAGCCACTGTAATAGGAACAATAAACACACTCCTGCCAAATACTAATTATACAGTAATAGTGGAAGCCATGGACAAAGATGGCAGTACTATGGCTCATGCTCAGACCCTTCAACTGACAG CTCCTGAGGTACCTGTTATTGATCAGGCATATTCAAAGCTGAGCAATAGTATAACTGTGGAATGGGCAGAGGTGGCAGGAGCTACAAGCTATCAGGTAATTGCTCAGGCTGGAACACGTTTCTTTGAGTCTATTGTCACAAGCTCCCCAGGAACAGTGACTGGCCTACAAGCGGCCACAACCTACAAAATAACAGTGAGATCCATCAATTCAGCTGGAAAGAGCCAACCTTCTCCTCCTAAATGGGCACAAACAG TTTTGGCAGCTGCATCTGTCACTGTGGAATCCTATAGCAGTGACTCTGTGAGTGTTGGTTGGCAGCCTGTCCCTTCAGCTGTTTTGTACTCCGTTTCTGTTATGAGATCAGATGGATCTGGCACCAGGTGGAACCAGAACACCACGTCTATATCACTGAACTTCACCTCTCTGGACCCTGGCACCATTTATACTATCAAACTTCATGCCTGGGATGCAAATGGAGTACCAGGAGATGACATCACCTACAGCCAGATTACAA GACCAGCTGCCCCATCAGATGTGCAAATTACTTTCAACAGTGGAGCTCTGGAAGCCACATTCTCTGTAGCTGAAGCTGATGGCTCATCTAACTACACCGTACTTCTTTATAGTGGGGACACCAGTCTGAACTGTACAATGTCTGTGTCTCCATGTGCAATCACTTCTTTACAGTGTGGAACAGAATATGCAGTGTCCCTGGTAGCTACCAATGAAGCAGGATCTACTCTGTCACCAAAAACATGGAGTCTGCTATCAG TTCCATGTGCACCTGATGGGATCACAGTTGTGGAGGACAATCCTGGGAATCTCACAGTGTCATGGTCTCATGGAAACCTCGCtgattattatgttgtgtttgtgaAGAGTGATGATGGTTTTGAAGTTCACTGCAACACATCTCAGTCTCCATGTTATTTTCCATCTGAATGTGGGTTCATCTATTTTATGAGCGTCTTTGCTTATAATAAGGCAGGGCAAAGCCCCCTCGGTGAGCTCTTGAACTATACCACAG CTCCTTGTTGTCCCAGTGATATTTCTCCGGCCTTCGTATCTGGGGATACTCTGGAGATTGTTTGGTCTGCTGTGCgaggtgcagaaatgtatgaGACCAAGGCAGTTGATGGGACCACTGTCATCCTCTGTAATGACACCGCCACAGTTTGTGCGCTCTCTGGCCTTCAGTGTAATAGGCAATACAATGTAACTGTCTTTTCCTACAGTGAAAACAGAGGCAGCAATACCTCATGTGCATCTAAGTATATGAAGACAG CTCCATGTAGCCCTGAAATCAAGAATATCACAATGGTTGATGTAAGTAGCTTTATGGTTACCTGGGAGTCTAATAACAATGGTGCAGAGTACACAGTGATCGCACGAGGAGAGAATGGATTGTGGAACTGCAGCAGCTCAGGCACTTCATGCACACTGGGGAAACTTCCATGTGGATCAATGCATATGGTTCATGTGCTGGCCTCCACTTCTGAAGGAACAAGTCTGCCTAGCTACAGTGTCCCATTAGAGACAG CTCCCTGCTGCCCAGCAAATATAAGCGTTGTTCAAGTCACACAGTCTGTGACAAATGTCAGCTGGTCCATCGCTGCTGGAGCACAGACATATACCACTATGCTGGAATCACCTAAAGGACAGGCAAAGTGCCACACACTGGAAGACCACTGCCTTTTGGGATGTATCACCTGTGGAACAAGTTACTCAGTGTCCCTAGAAGCAGTTAGTGAAACAGGCCTTATGTCACAGTGCACATATCATGGGTATTCATCAA GTGCTTGCTGTCCATCTGGAGTCAAGCTGTACCGGCTATCAAATAGTGGAATCCGTGTAACATGGCGGGTTTCACCTGGACCTGAAAACTACACTGTCAATATATATGGTTCTAAAGGAAATTTTACCTGCAATCCATTAGCCGGTGTCAGCTACTGTGATGTTACAGAGATACTATGTGGGGATGTATATACTGTGGTTGTGTCTCCTGTCAGTGGTGGAGATACCCAAATATCTTTctgccccaaaaaaatatattctg